A genomic segment from Pseudomonas sp. M30-35 encodes:
- a CDS encoding carbohydrate ABC transporter permease, with translation MLTLKQKRSLQSFVVGCAAWVIAGLIFFPIFWMVLTSFKTELAAFATPPQFIFTPTLENYLHINDRSDYFSYAWNSVLISFTATVLCMLIAVPAAYSMAFFETKRTKGTLLWMLSTKMLPPVGVLMPIYLICKSLGLLDSRVALIVIYTLINLPIVIWMVYTYFKDIPVDILEAARLDGATTLQEISRVLLPIARGGLASTMLLSLILCWNEAFWSLNLTSSAAAPLTALVASYSSPEGLFWAKLSAVSTLACAPILILGWISQKQLVRGLSFGAVK, from the coding sequence ATGCTGACTCTTAAACAAAAACGTAGCCTGCAAAGCTTCGTCGTTGGCTGCGCCGCTTGGGTGATTGCCGGACTGATCTTCTTCCCCATTTTCTGGATGGTGCTGACCAGCTTTAAAACTGAGCTCGCCGCGTTTGCGACGCCGCCACAATTTATTTTTACCCCAACGCTGGAAAATTACCTGCACATCAATGATCGCAGCGACTACTTCAGTTATGCCTGGAACTCGGTACTGATCTCGTTCACCGCCACCGTACTGTGCATGCTGATTGCAGTGCCTGCGGCGTACTCGATGGCCTTCTTCGAAACCAAGCGCACCAAGGGCACATTGCTGTGGATGCTGTCGACCAAGATGCTTCCGCCGGTAGGCGTCCTGATGCCGATTTATTTGATCTGCAAAAGCCTGGGCTTGCTTGATTCGCGCGTGGCGCTGATCGTGATCTACACCCTGATCAACCTGCCGATCGTGATCTGGATGGTTTACACCTACTTCAAGGATATCCCGGTCGACATCCTCGAAGCCGCACGTCTGGATGGCGCAACCACGCTGCAGGAAATCAGCCGTGTGTTGCTGCCAATTGCTCGAGGCGGGTTGGCCTCGACCATGCTGCTATCGCTGATTCTGTGCTGGAACGAGGCGTTCTGGTCACTCAATCTGACTTCATCCGCAGCCGCGCCCCTGACCGCGCTGGTCGCCTCCTATTCAAGCCCCGAGGGCCTGTTCTGGGCCAAGCTTTCAGCTGTTTCGACCCTAGCCTGTGCGCCGATTCTAATTCTTGGCTGGATCAGCCAGAAACAACTGGTACGTGGCCTGTCCTTCGGCGCCGTCAAATAA
- a CDS encoding ABC transporter ATP-binding protein — MADLKVRNLKKEFEGFSIIKGIDLDIHDREFVVFVGPSGCGKSTLLRLIAGLEDVSSGNLELDGKDITEVAPAKRDLAMVFQTYALYPHMTVRKNLSFGLDLSGAPKQEIKQKVESAARILELDPLLERKPKQLSGGQRQRVAIGRAIVRNPKIFLFDEPLSNLDAALRVQMRLELARLHQDLQATMIYVTHDQVEAMTLATKVVVLNSGRVEQVGSPLELYHHPANLFVAGFLGTPTMGFLRARVAQATAGTCEVKLEAGASITLPIVTPLAPGSEVTLGVRPEHMNIVPAGEGIFSVTADVSERLGSDTYCHVRSQSGEMLTVRVRGDFAPKFGETLDIGFDPANCHLFDDSGKAVDKRIQSAASAAC; from the coding sequence ATGGCTGATCTAAAAGTACGCAATCTGAAGAAAGAATTTGAAGGGTTCTCGATCATCAAGGGCATCGACCTGGATATTCATGATCGCGAGTTCGTAGTGTTTGTCGGGCCATCGGGTTGCGGTAAATCAACCCTGCTGCGCTTGATTGCCGGTCTGGAAGATGTCAGCAGCGGTAACCTGGAGCTGGACGGCAAGGACATCACCGAGGTTGCCCCGGCCAAGCGTGACCTGGCCATGGTGTTTCAGACTTACGCCTTGTACCCACATATGACCGTGCGCAAAAATCTGTCGTTTGGCCTCGACCTGTCAGGAGCGCCCAAGCAAGAAATTAAACAAAAGGTTGAAAGCGCTGCACGCATCCTCGAACTCGATCCATTGCTGGAGCGTAAGCCCAAGCAACTGTCAGGCGGGCAACGTCAACGGGTAGCCATTGGCCGGGCGATTGTGCGTAACCCGAAAATCTTTCTGTTCGACGAGCCCCTGTCCAACCTTGACGCGGCGCTGCGCGTGCAGATGCGTCTGGAGTTGGCGCGCCTGCATCAGGATCTGCAAGCAACAATGATCTACGTCACCCACGACCAGGTCGAAGCCATGACGCTGGCCACCAAAGTGGTGGTGCTGAACAGCGGACGCGTCGAACAAGTCGGCTCACCGCTTGAGCTTTATCACCATCCCGCCAATTTGTTTGTTGCTGGTTTCCTGGGCACACCGACCATGGGCTTTCTGCGCGCACGCGTGGCTCAGGCTACGGCCGGCACGTGCGAGGTCAAACTTGAAGCCGGTGCCAGCATAACCCTGCCGATAGTCACGCCACTTGCGCCCGGCAGTGAAGTGACGTTGGGGGTTCGCCCTGAACACATGAATATCGTGCCAGCTGGCGAAGGCATATTCAGCGTTACCGCCGATGTCAGCGAGCGCCTTGGGAGCGACACCTACTGCCACGTACGCAGCCAGTCAGGGGAAATGCTCACCGTGCGAGTACGCGGCGACTTTGCGCCTAAATTCGGTGAAACCCTGGATATTGGTTTCGATCCTGCGAACTGCCACCTGTTTGACGACAGCGGCAAGGCCGTCGACAAACGCATTCAATCAGCAGCGTCAGCGGCTTGCTAA
- the coxB gene encoding cytochrome c oxidase subunit II — translation MSRHPRVWMGLLLWLAFSTAEASWTVNMTPGATEVSRTVFDLHMTIFWICVVIGVIVFGAMFWSMFIHRRSTGQVPANFHESTTVEILWTIVPLIILVLMAIPATKTLIDIYDTSESDVDIQITGYQWKWQYKYLGQDVEFFSNLATPAEQISNRAEKGEHYLLEVDQPLVVPVGQKIRFLITSADVIHAWWVPALAVKKDAIPGFINESWTRIDEPGIYRGQCAELCGKDHGFMPIVVEAKSQPDYDAWLAEKKAETAKLKELTEKDWTLEELVARGDKVYHTACVSCHQAEGQGLPPMFPALDGSEIATGPKEDHLDIVFHGKPGTSMAAFGKQLSEVDIAAVVTYERNAWGNKVGDMVTPKEVLELKQAEEQ, via the coding sequence ATGTCGCGACATCCACGTGTTTGGATGGGCCTGCTGCTGTGGTTGGCGTTCAGTACCGCTGAGGCGAGCTGGACTGTCAACATGACACCAGGAGCTACTGAGGTAAGCCGCACTGTCTTCGACCTGCATATGACCATTTTCTGGATCTGCGTAGTCATCGGCGTAATAGTATTTGGCGCGATGTTCTGGTCGATGTTTATTCACCGACGCTCGACCGGCCAGGTACCCGCCAACTTCCATGAAAGCACCACGGTCGAGATTCTCTGGACCATCGTGCCTTTAATCATCCTGGTGTTGATGGCCATTCCCGCAACCAAGACCCTGATTGATATCTACGACACCTCTGAATCAGACGTTGATATCCAGATCACCGGCTATCAGTGGAAATGGCAATACAAGTATCTCGGTCAGGATGTTGAGTTCTTCAGCAACTTGGCTACCCCCGCCGAACAAATCAGCAACCGGGCTGAAAAAGGCGAACATTACCTGCTTGAGGTCGACCAGCCATTGGTTGTCCCTGTGGGTCAAAAAATCCGCTTCCTGATTACCTCCGCCGACGTTATCCACGCGTGGTGGGTGCCTGCGCTGGCGGTGAAAAAGGACGCTATTCCCGGCTTCATCAACGAATCATGGACACGCATTGATGAGCCAGGAATCTACCGCGGCCAGTGCGCTGAACTGTGCGGCAAGGACCACGGCTTTATGCCGATCGTGGTTGAAGCCAAGTCGCAGCCTGACTACGACGCGTGGCTGGCTGAAAAGAAAGCCGAAACGGCAAAACTCAAAGAGCTGACCGAGAAAGACTGGACGCTTGAAGAGTTGGTCGCACGCGGCGACAAGGTTTACCACACCGCATGCGTCTCATGTCACCAAGCGGAAGGCCAAGGTTTACCGCCTATGTTCCCGGCGCTGGATGGCTCGGAAATCGCCACGGGGCCAAAAGAGGATCACCTCGATATTGTCTTCCATGGCAAGCCAGGCACCTCAATGGCAGCCTTCGGCAAACAACTTTCTGAAGTCGATATCGCGGCGGTAGTCACCTACGAGCGTAATGCTTGGGGTAACAAGGTAGGCGATATGGTCACCCCCAAAGAAGTGCTAGAGCTCAAGCAAGCCGAGGAGCAATGA
- the xylB gene encoding xylulokinase — translation MYLGIDCGTQGTKALILNPETGEVLGQGSASHQLISGANGRREQHVDQWLTALEQATQAALQQAGISGQMVIGMAVSGQQHGLVLLDKQGHVLRPAKLWCDTESTAENQQLLDDLGGEKGSIERLGVAIAPGYTVSKLLWTQRNHPDLFAQIAHILLPHDYLNYWLTGRCCSEYGDASGTGYFNIRTRTWDTELLEHIDPTGRLIKALPELIGSDQPVGTLRTEVAERLRLNPDVIVASGGGDNMMGAIGTGNIRPGAITMSLGTSGTLYAYGDQPVISAHPQVAAFCSSSGGWLPLICTMNLTSASGLIQQLLELKLDDFANLVNAAPIGAEGLLMMPFFNGERVPALPHATASLSGMTSENLNRANLCRAVVEGTLFSLRYGLDLLRDSGIQSRDIRLIGGAAKSPMWRQAVADIMATPLVCPEHTEAAALGAAIQAAWCVAQLGGKAVSLEQLCNACVRLDDHTRTVPDPQRSTQYEYVYHRYREQLKSA, via the coding sequence ATGTATTTAGGTATCGACTGCGGGACACAGGGCACTAAAGCACTGATCCTCAACCCTGAAACTGGCGAGGTTCTGGGCCAAGGCAGTGCTTCACACCAGTTGATCAGTGGCGCCAATGGCCGTCGCGAGCAACATGTCGATCAATGGCTTACAGCCCTGGAGCAGGCTACACAAGCAGCTTTGCAGCAAGCAGGTATCAGCGGCCAAATGGTCATAGGCATGGCGGTTTCCGGCCAGCAACATGGCCTGGTATTGCTTGATAAACAGGGGCATGTACTGCGCCCGGCCAAGCTCTGGTGCGACACCGAGTCGACCGCAGAAAACCAGCAACTGCTTGACGATTTAGGTGGCGAAAAAGGCTCCATCGAGCGCCTCGGCGTGGCGATTGCGCCGGGTTATACCGTGTCCAAATTACTTTGGACGCAACGCAATCACCCCGATCTGTTTGCCCAGATTGCTCACATTCTGTTGCCGCACGATTATCTCAACTATTGGCTGACTGGACGCTGCTGCAGTGAGTACGGTGATGCCTCTGGGACCGGTTACTTCAACATTCGCACTCGTACATGGGACACCGAACTGCTGGAGCATATAGATCCGACCGGGCGCTTGATCAAGGCATTGCCTGAGTTGATCGGCTCCGACCAGCCTGTCGGCACCTTGCGTACAGAGGTCGCCGAACGCTTGCGCCTAAACCCTGATGTCATCGTTGCCAGTGGTGGTGGCGACAATATGATGGGTGCAATCGGCACCGGCAATATCCGCCCTGGGGCGATCACCATGAGCCTCGGAACCTCGGGCACCTTGTATGCCTATGGCGATCAGCCAGTGATTAGCGCACACCCACAAGTAGCGGCCTTTTGTTCGTCATCTGGAGGCTGGCTACCGCTGATTTGCACGATGAATCTAACCAGCGCCAGCGGCCTGATTCAGCAACTGCTGGAACTCAAACTGGATGACTTTGCCAACCTGGTGAATGCTGCTCCAATCGGCGCAGAAGGCTTGCTGATGATGCCGTTTTTCAACGGCGAACGTGTGCCTGCGTTACCCCATGCAACAGCGAGCCTCAGCGGCATGACCAGTGAAAACCTCAATCGCGCCAACCTCTGCCGCGCAGTGGTCGAGGGCACATTATTCAGCCTACGCTATGGCCTTGATCTGTTGCGTGACAGCGGCATTCAGAGCCGCGATATCCGTTTGATTGGCGGCGCGGCGAAAAGCCCAATGTGGCGGCAGGCCGTAGCCGATATCATGGCAACACCATTGGTATGCCCTGAACACACTGAAGCGGCAGCGCTCGGCGCGGCGATTCAGGCAGCCTGGTGCGTGGCCCAATTAGGCGGCAAAGCTGTTTCACTGGAACAGCTATGCAATGCCTGCGTACGCCTTGATGATCACACCCGCACAGTCCCTGATCCACAACGCAGTACGCAGTATGAATATGTCTATCACCGCTATCGTGAACAGCTAAAGAGTGCCTGA
- a CDS encoding carbohydrate kinase, translated as MYLVCGEALFDFFSVEPSPRNSEVEFKAVAGGSPFNVAIGLRRLGVESALFTGISTDYFGLRLRRVLAEEGVTADYLVGSDAPTTLAMVGLNQHGSPQYSFRGEGCADRQLHCEDIPQLDAHVRGIHIGSYSLVVKPVADTLLELVKAQHQQRLISYDPNVRLNPQPDIALWRRSVETFVNYAHMIKVSDEDLALLYPEQDPQALANSWLSERCQLVFLTRGQQGASVFSHQHGHWDVPAAPVITRDTVGAGDTFQAALLAYLQRNDLDSPVGLATISREQINAMLKLAVGAAAITCSRTGPDLPFWAEVKGL; from the coding sequence ATGTATCTGGTGTGTGGCGAAGCTTTATTCGATTTTTTTAGTGTCGAGCCCAGCCCGCGCAATAGCGAGGTTGAGTTCAAGGCAGTGGCTGGCGGCTCCCCCTTCAATGTGGCGATTGGTTTGCGCCGTTTAGGTGTTGAGTCGGCACTGTTCACCGGTATTTCGACGGACTACTTTGGCCTGCGCTTGCGTCGTGTACTGGCTGAAGAAGGTGTTACCGCTGACTATCTGGTCGGCTCCGATGCACCCACTACCTTGGCCATGGTTGGGCTTAACCAGCACGGCTCACCGCAATACTCTTTTCGCGGCGAAGGTTGTGCGGACCGCCAATTACACTGCGAAGATATACCGCAGCTTGATGCACACGTACGCGGCATTCACATCGGCTCATACTCGCTGGTGGTGAAACCGGTGGCGGATACGCTGCTTGAGTTGGTCAAGGCACAGCACCAGCAGCGCTTGATCAGCTACGACCCCAATGTGCGGCTTAATCCACAACCGGATATTGCCCTGTGGCGCCGGAGTGTCGAAACCTTCGTTAACTACGCACACATGATCAAAGTCAGCGATGAAGACCTTGCGTTGCTCTACCCAGAACAAGACCCTCAAGCACTGGCGAACAGTTGGCTAAGTGAACGCTGCCAACTGGTTTTCTTGACTCGTGGCCAACAGGGCGCAAGCGTATTCAGTCATCAGCACGGTCACTGGGACGTACCGGCAGCACCTGTTATCACCCGTGACACGGTAGGCGCCGGTGATACATTTCAGGCCGCGCTGCTCGCTTACCTGCAGCGCAATGATCTGGACTCACCCGTTGGACTGGCCACGATCAGCCGCGAACAAATCAACGCGATGCTCAAACTGGCCGTAGGCGCGGCGGCCATTACCTGCTCGCGTACCGGCCCTGATTTACCTTTCTGGGCCGAAGTCAAAGGCCTATAA
- a CDS encoding mannitol dehydrogenase family protein — translation MKLNRQNLSKLAADIGQPSEHPSDVAEGIVHIGVGGFHRAHQAVYTDALINQGEAAEWGICGVGLRAEDRAMRDALAEQDHLYTLVQLADEPGAEVRVIGSIRNMLLAEDSAQALIDKLSEAQVKIVSLTITEGGYCMDDSTGEFMATLPQIQHDLAHPQSPRSVFGFLCAALAQRRAANIPAFTLMSCDNLPHNGAVTRKALLSFAHLLNHELANWIETNVSFPNAMVDRITPMTKNSHRQELAEKYGVEDAWPVVCEPFVQWVLEDKFCNGRPTWEKVGVQFTDDVTPYEDMKIKLLNGSHLALTYLGFLKGYRFVHQTMNDELMRGYIRRFMDVDVTPQLAPVPGIDLSVYKDTLIERFSNQAIADQLERVCSDGSSKFAKFIVPTLNQLIAEGQPLDSAALVVAAWALYLKEVDEQGEQYTIIDPRADYCRTLVSDDAQLTARVLGAESIFGPELAASPAFVQAFERNLHRLRTLGVTGTLQALLADSH, via the coding sequence ATGAAACTCAACCGCCAGAATTTATCCAAGCTTGCAGCTGATATTGGCCAACCTAGCGAACACCCGTCAGATGTTGCTGAAGGCATTGTTCATATTGGTGTCGGCGGCTTTCACCGGGCGCATCAGGCTGTCTATACCGACGCGCTGATTAACCAGGGCGAAGCCGCTGAGTGGGGAATCTGTGGTGTGGGTTTACGCGCGGAAGACCGCGCAATGCGCGACGCGCTGGCCGAACAAGACCATTTATATACCTTGGTGCAACTGGCGGATGAACCCGGTGCCGAGGTCCGCGTAATAGGCTCGATCCGCAACATGCTATTGGCTGAAGACTCAGCGCAGGCGTTGATCGACAAGCTCAGTGAGGCACAGGTAAAAATTGTCTCGCTGACCATTACCGAAGGCGGCTATTGCATGGATGACAGCACGGGTGAGTTTATGGCCACCCTGCCGCAGATCCAGCATGATCTCGCGCACCCGCAGTCACCGCGCAGCGTGTTTGGTTTTCTCTGCGCAGCGCTGGCCCAACGCCGTGCCGCGAACATTCCGGCGTTCACCTTAATGTCGTGCGATAACCTGCCACATAACGGCGCGGTTACGCGCAAGGCATTGCTCAGCTTTGCACACCTGCTGAACCACGAACTGGCTAACTGGATTGAAACTAACGTCAGCTTCCCCAACGCCATGGTTGATCGCATCACTCCGATGACCAAGAACAGCCATCGCCAGGAACTTGCCGAAAAGTACGGCGTTGAAGATGCCTGGCCCGTGGTCTGCGAACCCTTTGTGCAATGGGTGCTGGAAGACAAGTTCTGCAACGGTCGCCCCACGTGGGAAAAAGTCGGCGTGCAGTTCACCGACGACGTCACGCCCTATGAAGACATGAAGATCAAGCTGCTTAACGGCAGCCATCTGGCGCTGACCTATCTGGGTTTTCTCAAAGGCTACCGCTTCGTTCACCAAACCATGAACGACGAGTTGATGCGTGGCTACATCCGACGCTTTATGGATGTCGATGTGACGCCGCAATTGGCGCCGGTGCCAGGGATTGATTTAAGTGTTTACAAAGACACCTTGATTGAGCGCTTTTCCAATCAGGCAATTGCTGATCAGCTTGAGCGTGTGTGTTCGGATGGCTCGTCAAAATTCGCTAAATTTATCGTACCGACGCTCAACCAGTTAATCGCCGAGGGCCAGCCGCTGGACTCTGCCGCGCTGGTCGTTGCGGCGTGGGCGCTGTACCTCAAAGAGGTTGATGAGCAAGGGGAGCAATACACCATCATCGACCCGCGTGCAGATTATTGCCGCACGCTAGTCAGCGACGATGCGCAACTGACTGCGCGGGTTTTAGGCGCAGAAAGCATTTTCGGCCCAGAACTGGCGGCCTCGCCTGCATTTGTTCAGGCCTTTGAACGCAACCTTCATCGCCTGCGCACGTTGGGTGTAACCGGCACCTTGCAAGCACTGCTTGCGGACTCTCACTAG
- a CDS encoding carbonic anhydrase, with translation MDKKQVDTPVTESADEALQHIVDGFRRFRKEVFPQQEELFKKLAHEQTPRAMFITCADSRIVPELITQTNPGDLFVTRNVGNVVPPYGQMMGGVSTAIEFAVMALNVHHIIICGHSDCGAMKAVLNPESLERMPTVKAWLRHSEVAKTVVAENCGCVDHTTLGVLTKENVLAQLDHLRTHPSVAAKIASGQLFVHGWVYDIETSEIVAYDAELGEFRSIDEGPVPLATPRARYRHD, from the coding sequence ATGGATAAAAAGCAAGTAGACACCCCAGTAACAGAGAGTGCTGATGAGGCGTTGCAGCACATTGTTGATGGCTTCCGACGCTTTCGTAAGGAAGTTTTTCCTCAGCAAGAAGAACTGTTCAAGAAGCTTGCGCATGAGCAAACTCCACGCGCCATGTTTATCACCTGTGCCGACTCGCGCATCGTTCCGGAACTGATCACTCAAACCAACCCGGGTGATTTGTTCGTCACGCGTAACGTTGGCAACGTGGTACCGCCTTATGGGCAGATGATGGGCGGTGTTTCAACAGCGATCGAGTTCGCAGTCATGGCGCTCAACGTGCATCACATCATTATTTGTGGTCACTCTGACTGCGGCGCAATGAAAGCGGTACTTAACCCGGAGTCACTGGAGCGCATGCCAACGGTCAAAGCCTGGCTGCGTCACTCTGAGGTCGCGAAAACGGTGGTCGCGGAAAATTGCGGCTGCGTTGATCACACAACGCTAGGCGTACTGACCAAAGAAAACGTACTGGCGCAACTCGATCACTTGCGCACGCATCCTTCAGTCGCGGCGAAAATTGCCAGTGGCCAGCTATTTGTACATGGTTGGGTCTACGATATCGAGACCAGCGAAATCGTCGCTTATGATGCCGAACTGGGCGAATTCCGCTCAATCGATGAAGGTCCGGTGCCGCTGGCTACGCCACGGGCACGCTACCGCCACGACTAA
- the tal gene encoding transaldolase, with translation MPSMLEQLKRHSTVVADTGDIEAIKRFQPADATTNPSIILKALQSGHYSEQLAAALNWARENATPAEIVNTACDRLTVLMGLEILKQVPGKVSTEVPASLSFDTCATVESGSNLFAQYRELGISAERILIKVAATWEGIQAARVLESKGIHCNLTLVFNQAQARACAEAGVYLISPFVGRILDWHVKAAGHNNFNAENDPGVLSVRDIYRYFKQHSYPTVVMAASFRNIGEVLALSGCDRLTISPALLEQLAQQEAQVNAVMADDHPRLPRPSVLTEEQFRWALNQDAMTTEKLAEGIRQFHADHLKLAALVTQALH, from the coding sequence ATGCCAAGCATGCTCGAACAACTCAAGCGGCACAGCACTGTAGTTGCCGATACCGGCGATATAGAAGCAATAAAACGGTTCCAGCCAGCTGACGCGACCACCAATCCGTCAATCATTCTCAAGGCACTGCAGTCCGGGCATTACTCAGAGCAACTCGCTGCCGCCCTGAATTGGGCCCGCGAAAATGCCACGCCCGCAGAAATCGTCAACACTGCGTGTGATCGACTGACCGTACTGATGGGCCTGGAAATCCTCAAGCAAGTGCCGGGCAAAGTCTCGACCGAAGTGCCGGCATCGCTGTCGTTTGATACTTGCGCGACGGTCGAAAGTGGCAGCAATTTATTTGCTCAATACCGCGAGCTAGGGATTAGCGCTGAGCGTATCCTGATCAAAGTCGCAGCCACATGGGAAGGTATTCAAGCAGCGCGCGTGCTTGAGTCGAAAGGCATTCACTGCAACTTGACGCTGGTGTTTAACCAAGCGCAAGCACGCGCCTGCGCCGAAGCCGGGGTGTATTTGATTTCCCCCTTCGTGGGGCGAATTCTCGACTGGCATGTTAAAGCCGCGGGGCACAATAACTTCAACGCCGAGAACGATCCCGGCGTACTTTCGGTGCGCGATATCTATCGCTACTTCAAGCAACACAGCTACCCAACCGTGGTTATGGCTGCAAGCTTTCGCAACATCGGCGAAGTGCTGGCGCTTAGCGGTTGTGACCGCCTGACTATCAGCCCTGCCCTGCTCGAACAACTGGCTCAGCAAGAGGCTCAGGTCAACGCCGTAATGGCTGACGATCATCCGCGCCTGCCGCGTCCAAGTGTCCTCACCGAAGAGCAATTTCGCTGGGCATTGAATCAAGACGCCATGACCACCGAGAAACTTGCCGAAGGCATACGCCAGTTCCATGCCGACCATCTCAAACTAGCAGCGCTGGTCACCCAGGCATTGCACTGA
- a CDS encoding carbohydrate ABC transporter permease: MPTSALDMPQQPTESNAKKRGFKVGWFLVSPSVLLLLLWMIVPLAMTIYFSTIRYNLLYPGEESFVGLENFEYFLTDPGFMPGALNTLTLVGSVLLISVVFGVLISALLEACEFWGRGIVRVMLISPFFIMPTVSALLWKNLIFHPVSGILAAVWKFFGAQPVDWLAQHPLFSIIMIVSWQWLPFAILLLMTAMQSLDQEQKEAARLEGAGPIAIFWHLTLPHLARPIAVVVMIETIFLLSIFAEIFTTTSGGPGFESTNLAYLIYNQALLQFDVGMASAGGLIAVVIANIAALVLIRLIGKSLTDKQ, from the coding sequence ATGCCTACTTCGGCTCTCGACATGCCCCAGCAGCCTACAGAATCGAACGCCAAGAAACGCGGCTTCAAAGTGGGCTGGTTCTTGGTCAGCCCATCCGTACTGTTGCTGCTGCTTTGGATGATCGTGCCGCTGGCCATGACCATCTACTTTTCAACCATCCGCTACAACCTGCTGTATCCGGGCGAAGAAAGCTTTGTTGGGCTGGAGAACTTTGAATACTTTCTGACCGATCCAGGCTTCATGCCGGGGGCCTTGAACACCCTGACGCTGGTCGGCAGCGTATTGCTGATTAGCGTGGTGTTCGGCGTATTGATTTCAGCATTGCTTGAGGCGTGTGAATTCTGGGGCCGCGGCATCGTGCGGGTCATGTTGATTTCACCGTTCTTCATCATGCCAACGGTCAGCGCTCTGCTGTGGAAAAATCTGATTTTTCATCCGGTCTCGGGAATTCTTGCAGCAGTGTGGAAGTTCTTCGGTGCACAGCCGGTGGATTGGCTGGCGCAACACCCGCTGTTCTCAATCATCATGATTGTCTCGTGGCAATGGTTGCCGTTCGCGATATTGCTGCTGATGACCGCAATGCAGTCGCTGGACCAGGAACAGAAAGAAGCCGCACGTCTCGAAGGCGCGGGGCCAATTGCGATTTTCTGGCACCTGACGCTGCCGCACCTGGCGCGTCCGATTGCCGTGGTGGTGATGATTGAAACCATCTTCCTGCTGTCGATCTTCGCCGAAATCTTCACCACAACCAGCGGTGGTCCGGGCTTCGAATCGACCAACCTGGCTTACCTGATCTACAACCAAGCGCTGCTGCAATTTGATGTCGGAATGGCGTCGGCGGGCGGTTTGATTGCGGTTGTGATTGCCAACATTGCGGCGCTAGTGCTGATCAGACTGATCGGCAAAAGCCTCACAGACAAACAGTGA